DNA from Rhipicephalus sanguineus isolate Rsan-2018 chromosome 11, BIME_Rsan_1.4, whole genome shotgun sequence:
ATTTTCGAATGAGCAGAAGCGAAGGAAAGCAGGGGCTTGGAACTACGAGGTTGGTATTGCCAGCATACTTGCTTATCATGGAAGGATAGGTTCAGGTCTAAGAATTGCAACGCACCTTGCAACGGCATTTCAAATGTAAACTCTAAACCAAGAGCCTTCTCCCTGAAGATTTTCAGAATGTTAATGGCGTTGTTCGTGAAGTTGCTCCTGTCTACCAAAATGATATAGTCGTCTACATACCTGTAAACCTTCCTCACGAGCCCATTCATGTTAGCTTCAATAGCCCTGTCGACCTTGGCTAAGAAGATATTGCTGAGAACCGGAGCCACTTTTGACCCGATGCACACCCCTGATTTCTGTACATAGACGCCCTTTTCCCACCCTATGATGCTGGACTTGAGGTAGAACGCCAGAAGCTCAAGGAAACCTTCCACAGAAATCCCGCTTTGGTTTCAAAACTTTGCTCATCATTGTCATTCACTATACACTCTTTCACACTTTCGAGTAACTGGTCCTGAGGCAGCGAATAGTACAGGTCTTTCACATCAACACTGAAGGCATTGCAGCTATCTTGATGATGATCCACAAGATAGTTCACTAGAGTCTTTGAATTTCACTAGagtcttcgttttttgcgctgtttacctcgaccaactATGTATCATGTCACCATTTACATAAGGTTTCTTATGAGGAGAACACTTAGTTTGACTGCACTGTGAAAGATTATACGTTATTCTGACTACATTAATGGCTCTGTATTAGCGCTGACTGCTTGAACTGGTGTACACCTAATATGTAACATTGCAGGTGCAGGGGTATCATAATGGTCACTATGGATGGCAGTGCTTCCACCCATTCCCTGGTAAGAATggcctttttttcatttcaccaTTTACATAAGGTTTCTTATGAGACCACTTACTTTGACTACACTGTGAAAGATTATACGCTATTCTGACTACATTAATAGCTCTGTATTAGTGCTGACTGCTTGAACTGGTGTACACCTAATATGTAACATTGCAGGTGCAGGGGTGTCATAATGGTCACATGGATGGCAGTGGTTCCACCCATTCCCTGGTAAGAATGGCCTCTTATCATGTCACCATTTACATAAGGTTTCTTATGAGGAGAACACTTACTTTGACTGCACTGTGAAAGGTTATACGCTATTCTGACTACATTaatggctctgtattagtgctgACTGCTTGAACGGGTGTACACCTAATATGTAACAATGCAGGTGCAGGGGTGTCATAATGGTCACTATGGATGGCAGTGCTTCCACCCATTCCCTGGTAAGAATGGCCTCTTATCATGTCACCATTTACATAAGGTTTCTTATGAGGAGAACACTTACTTTGACTGCACTGTGAAAGATTATACGCTATTCTGACTACATTaatggctctgtattagtgctgACTGCTTGAACGGGTGTACACCTAATATGTAACAATGCAGGTGCAGGGGTGTCATAATGGTCACTATGGATGGCAGTGCTTCCACCCATTCCCTGGTAAGAATGGCCTCTTATCATGTCACCATTTACATAAGGTTTCTTATGAGGAGAACACTTACTTTGACTGCACTGTGAAAGATTATACGCTATTCTGACTATATTaatggctctgtattagtgctgACTGCTTGAACTTGTGTACACCTAATATTTAACATTGCAGGTGCAGGGGTATCATAATGGTCACTACGGATGGCAGTGCTTCCATCCATTCCCTGGTAAGAATGGCCTTTTTTCATTTCACCATTTACGTAAGCTTTCTTATAAGGAGAATACTTAGTTTGACTGCACTGTGAAAGATTATACGCTATTCTGACTACATTaatggctctgtattagtgctgGCTGCTTGAACTGGTGTACACCTAATACGTAACATTGCAGGTGCAGGGGTGTCATAATGGTCACATGGATGGCAGTGGTTCCACCCATTCCCTGGTAAGAATGGCCTCTTATCATGTCACCATTTACATAAGGTTTCTTATGAGGAGAACACTTACTTTGACTGCACTGTGAAAGGTTATACGCTATTCTGACTACATTaatggctctgtattagtgctgACTGCTTGAACGGGTGTACACCTAATATGTAACATTGCAGGTGCAGGGGTGTCATAATGGTCACTATGGATGGCAGTGCTTCCACCCATTCCCTGGTAAGAATGGCCTCTTATCATGTCACCATTTACATAAGGTTTCTTATGAGGAGAACACTTAGTTTGACTGCACTGTGAAAGATTATACGCTATTCTGACTACATTgatggctctgtattagtgctgACTGCTTGAACTGGTGTACACCTAATATGTAACATTGCAGGTGCAGGGGTGTCATAATGGTCACTATGGATGGCAGTGCTTCCATCCATTCCCTGGTAAGAATGGCCTTTTTTCATTTCACCATTTACGTAAGCTTTCTTATAAGGAGAATACTTAGTTTGACTGCACTGTGAAAGATTATACGCTATTCTGACTACATTaatggctctgtattagtgctgACTGCTTGAACTGGTGTACACCTAATATGTAACATTGCAGGTGGCGGGGTATCATAATGGTCACTATGGATGGCAGTGCTTCCACTCATTCCCTGGTAAGAATGgcctttttttcatttcgccATTTACATAAGGTTTCTTATGAGGAGACCACTTACTTTGACTGCACTGTGAAAGATCATACGCTATTCTGACTACATTaatggctctgtattagtgctgACTGCTTGAACTGGTGTACACCTAATATGTAACATTGCAGGTGCAGGGGTGTCATAATGGTCACTATGGATGGCAGTGGTTCCACCCATTCCCTGGTAAGAATGGCCTCTTATCATGTCACCATTTACATAAGGTTTCTTATGAGGAGAACACTTACTTTGACTGCACTGTGAAAGATTATATGCTATTCTGACTACATTaatggctctgtattagtgctgACTGCTTGAACTTGTGTACACCTAAttcagtcgccgaccgataaatcggacaccgataattcggatatgctcggtaattcggacagtcacgcggcaccgccgatgatcccatagaagtaatgtgtaaagacgaccgatatttcggacagctgcgagatctacattcgataatccggaccctgtccgagactgtcgcgcacgccgaatcgccagccattatctcctccggcacccgtaccatacaaagtatggcctcagagaccaaaacgaaagctaattgttGATACTTTACgcctcagagatttgtgattagaaatgccgatcttggaggcactggtccactgtgggaaatcgtatcgacatcgcgaacatcctacattccggttcctgcaTCGCTGCGCTGCCGGCGCTGCTATCACAGCCATTTTATCGAATGCGTCTGTGGTAAAGCGTTttgcgcgcgcgttcatttttatcttgagacttgctttattttacgctctgctgtatcaaaagatctgagttaaatggcgccaacggtgccctcacagccagcgccgaaggccgcgccgacgacaacgaaacgcggcagatacagtcaatgccgatttttcggacgcccgattttccggacatgttcgaaaattcggacgctttcgtggcaccgtcaccagccccatagacgtcaatggtcaagaacgttggaaatttcggacgctagaacttttcggcgtccgatttttcggactttctgcccaaattgcaggtccgaaaggcaataattgaagcccccacctctgccgcgtctatcatctcgtaggttcgaactaGCGCTTTCGTGAGTAGACTTGTttacgacagtagcagagtccgaaagtcagctttgtcgcgatgccgaagtgttatggggtgaagcggaccggaaatttaaaggggccgctatcacggcgccgtgcggcgatgtcttcgcggataagcagtggaaatgcacggaggcgtgatggcggcaggtggcaaacgcgccagtacggctcaatcgctgacaagccttacgataagcatcttcagtcaactgctcgatagtgcatgtggcctggggcagttgcatgcgtagtgcacgcatttaataggcgagaacccaaacgcgccgcgccgccattcatgctgcttctttgtgcgaccgctaagtgcgccgcacagacgcgttgccttcacgaacgaaaccagcttgtcatcgtacagcgatcacatcacactggcggagatacaggcggacttggttgcacgtaagcggaagtgcgggcagcaacgcattgacaactttttttcggccaccgggaccctaagtatcaataaaagtatttttttctgacgcattcgttttttcggacattcgataattcggacttatttacgttccccgttgagtccgaattatcggtcgtcgactgtatttAACATTGCAGGTGCAGGGGTATCATAATGGTCACTATGGATGGCAGTGCTTCCATCCATTCCCTGGTAAGAATGGCCTTTTTTCATTTCACCATTTACGTAAGCTTTCTTATGAGGAGAACACTTACTTTGACTGCACTGTGAAAGATTATACGCTATTCTGACTACATTaatggctctgtattagtgctgGCTGCTTGAACTGGTGTACACCTAATATGTAACATTGCAGGTGCAGGGGTATCTAATGGTCACTATGGATGGCAGTGCTTCCACCCATTCCCTGGTAAGAATGGCCTTTCTCCATTTCACCATTTACGTAAGCTTTCTTATGAGGCGAACACTTACTTTGACTGCACTGTGAAAGATTATATGCTATTCTGACTACATTaatggctctgtattagtgctgACTGCTTGAACTGGTGTACACCTAATATGTAACATTGCAGGTGCAGGGGTATCATAATGGTCACTATGAATGCCAGTGCTTCTTAGAGCACTGCATAGGCCATGATTCTTGGCCTAGGCCAGGAActtgttcaagtttacccgcccaaACCCAGCCCGGTGACTAAAAGCGAGACCCAGGCCCAACCCAAACCCAAGAAAAAGTTTCGCCTACCCAGCCTGGCCCAGCCAGACCGCAattcgggcccgacaggggctcGAACCACTAATATAGCTAGTGTttcccgaacatggaatcgacagcaaggtgcgTTATGTAGCAAATATCTACACTTTCTTGGCACATGTTTCACTAACAAATATAcattaacctacggtaatttctcgtAAAagggggctcacggtggaaacagttgagctgAGATGCTGTGTGCAGTGCATGTTTTtcagcagtggtatactgtacctattttctGTGCAAATACGATGAGGATCAAGGGCATTTTGTAGCAGAtaatattgcagcaaggaaagtgatatggagcacgagttcagtttcaatATGGAGCGCATTAacaggagacagagaacagaatgccctcttcactttctttttattgcactctctgttGAAATTTAAACCATGCTCTAATGACAAAGCCGATCGTGCACCCTtatggatatgtagcacctgtcttcagcatagtagcaccttgccacaggaagagaaatagagggaaaaagcaaaatacagtagactgccgttaagacgaactcgaagggaccgcggtcatctgttcatTTTATCAGgtgttcggcttatcagaagtgcccccaataAAAGAGATGCTAACATACCAAGTGCATctaaatatgttacttgaaaacactgaacggagtagacttacaatgggggcaaaaagacaagaaaaagcatttatttggctcatctagataagaACTATGTCTTCAAGCAGAGTATtacacgaatcgtacgagcacgtgatttcgcgggttcaaaaataaaaaaagttcatGAAGACATGAagatactgctaccacattttaaagggacactaaagagcaaaacgatttttctcgcattagtaaagtagtcttccacgataccaaaaacaccacgctttctgcgtgaagacgcttaataagcgagaaaacgcgcaaaaagaaaatacaggtgacggcgcctgcttaggcctacgtagttcctaatcagttaaatcgaagtatattgtgctctgagggggccagagacttgacttaacgagtttgtggaaatgtcgtcgagccagtggggccaaaatacgttaaatgctctttgaagtcttttacgtcacgaattacaaagttcggcgcgaaatttaaaaatgaaactttaaacttggttttctcctctaataataaacctatggtggtgaaatacacTACACAAGacttctccgagcacactttatcaatctaaaccaattcattgtttctctttagtgtccctttaatgatcaaactgtagcacgctcctatgtggacgattacaaaaaaaaaaaagaagagagggagagagagaagcacaattttctttcgaacaattttctttcaaaataaggcTCGCGCACatgaaaaagacacgacgcagctatattcagtcTACAAAATAGCATTCCCTTGTCGTGCACTTCcgtaatcaaaatggctcatcagaatttgcacttcactgggaacagatacaacgcgcacaggtcctacgcgaacTGACTACAAAATGTGCttggccgccattgtgtgatggcgatgacaatgcacctgacacCTCTGCCGAGAGTGCTGTTAGGAATGGGGTACGTCCCGTCTGGTGCGCGGCGTAGAATACGGGGtcctggcatcccaccgctgccaccactgttaggaatgaggttgcgtggcccatcgctaccgccaccatTATGGTCCGATGTTGTCCCTCAGGCTcgttgctgggaatacgcgtcgttgtaccccacctctggaaccgctgttgggactcgggttgcatggccggtgcgaacacgggtgtgcatcgtgctcggagtagtcagtaagggcaaggtgaagaaggaaaagattttatgtgcAGACTAATTACATGATGCAAGActcagtcaacatgactgccagcccgaccacatcggctggttcgactcggtcgactccgttcgagtcgttctccttctccccgatcgacggaccggcacggccttaaggccaactccggcgatttttcgaggtcgatggatctcagtgaaattcgctgggtacgttcctttgcacgtttccgtcatttatgccaaattacaggcttgagacatgcgcagattgtttgcaagtgaattttaaagattgtctgcaaacgccctcctgtcttcccacaattattggcaacattgcgtctgtgacgtcactgTTGGCAAGGCGgaggaagtgacgcagccgagggcaccgctaacttcggcgcttaggccgctacagcgagcgtctgctgtgcacaaggcgacagacagcgttggtttggccggcacttcgctggtcatcccggctgtcacagttttcatactccgcgccggcgtgaccggcatgccttgcacgacttccggttcgttcgtaacaacgtctacgtcatacgtagacagtacactcggttgggtttcggttgcggtgttgcgcttttttgcttatttaaaattattctccaatttgccgagtatttctgctatcgggcccgtaacaggagcgtctcaggaacataaaagcaccattactttgacatggccaaaaaatcgccggagttggcctttaaatcctctagccgtccattgtcctgttgatcgtccgccggtcgcaggtgttgacgttcttttagtattttgaccgtccgccagttgcaggtgttgacgttcttttagtatgttgaccgtccgccggtcgcaggtgttgacgttcttttagtatgttgagcagcctttccatagctgggtagcttggaagaacgactgtcgtcagttgacggggccggctggacgaagacgccgttttccggggattgcagacaaagcatgcaagGGTTCGGTCAGGGGCTCTGGCACAACAGTGCGCAGCAAACATGGTTTCCGTTTCGTACTctattgtaatgcacagacaatttttgttccctttgtcgctttttcttaatttttttccttcactccttgcgtttgcccctctgaccactgcggaggggccccaagctcttgtgttctgttctcctttgtactcaggggggggggcgatacaAGAGGACGCAATGGTTTGGGGtcccagttgtaaatccccctactctttttgttgctttctttgctggtAAAGCCTGCACCTCCCCCAGCCTGAGGGGAATACTGCTTCACCTCTTTGCTACCGgaagcgcctttttttttcgtttttgctttttgtcggtcacctgaatgccccaccaagactgcagtgttcgtttcgcagaattgccagcgttgtcgatcaccgcgaaatttcgtcttaacagaagagttaAAGTTGGGCGGTTTGTCTTAAGCGAGTTTTTTTTTGGGGCGGTtcaagcgaattttttttttttgcattgagtctatgggaaaccaaacaaacggttctctgttgttcggcatacgcgagaattcgtcttaacagagttcgtcttaacgggagttcactgtataatACGCAAACCTATAAATAAAAATCATAATGAACCGTGTGCACCATGTGTACTTGTAGAAATACATATAAGCAGCCAAAGAGACGAAAAAACTATTTGTTGTAGCATTATTTGcaaatatcacaccactgctagtatatacagtctattaagtttttaacatgaaagtgttttatgccggggtccaccacggctccactggcaTATTTTCGTCATgggtatgacgttgtaaaatatacgctaactgatggcaaagaaaaaaaaatctcgaagAAAAAGTTgcgtcgccgggagtcgaacctacgatcCCTTGCTCTGCAGTGTGTGGCGTGAACCGACTAGGCCCACAGCCGGCACGTTCTGCAGcatactaatggcgagctatttatatacaccatttaccgttaaCGCTACTCGGAGATCTAttgcacttcagcgtgttttcgttatcactagcgagatggtgctATGGgctcgaagggtgcgctttaaaggtcgttgctCCGTGCATTGAGATGCGCGCGCGCCGCCACATGGCGTGGTCGCTCAagcacgcgcgcttatctcgtgatggtgggtggtttgtacgccttgtgctctcaccgcaagtgaagttacagagagcacaaaggtcacttcgctcactgcagcggccgcttttgcggaaGGAGCGCGCTGGTCACGCACAAATAAgtcacaactgtgacagttacttcgcactcatcctgtgtattcttatgcgttcgtttcgtgcgtcctgctttatgtttgagtaggacgctttaactgtcgagctgtgacagttgttagtgctCATccttgtatgttcttttcgtgcgtccctgCTCGAGCAGCACGTTGCGAGTTTCTagatgcttgccgttctttgcgtgagTAGAATAGAATagagaagtaaaatagaaaagacAGCTGAGTCTGCCTCAGTTTATTTTATAagtaaacgaagaaaaaaagacagaagcaCAACAAAAGGGTGTGGACACTGACGGGTTGGTGAGCGCTGGTGTAATTGTGTTTACCAACACCTTTATATGTATTGTCACTGCATCTTCTGGTCCCAGAAAGCTGTTCATGAGGTGGGTAACTGCTGGCTAAAATAAAGCAAGGACGACTTTAGAAGCAAGCCTTGCATGTCCAAAAgaaagtcagttttgccgcaagagcgaagcattgaatgcgatagcaacaaatttgaatgtctaacgaagaacgacaagcagctcgaaacttgcagtgcACTGCTCAAGCACAAGAATGCacagaaagaacacacacagtacAAGTGcaaactaacagctgtcacagctcgacacttgcagtgtgCTGCTCAAATATGAAAAAGGATGCACAAAAAGAATGCACGGGTAACTCTACataggacgagcgtgaactaacaacagtcacagttgttacttcaactagcacCTATTTTGGCTCTTCTacctcactcctttcgcaaacgcggctactgtagcgagcgaagtgatcttcgtgtaGTGTATAGCTGCAACGCAAAATCTCAGCTccggtgtccctttaaagggacactaaagcaaataacaatttatgtcagagtgaaaggtcagtgtgtgagaacgtctaaaacgtcaatggtatcaacagcagtgctctagtaattgagaaattaaggtaaatgtaggacacgatgtgcgccacgagggggacgttttggaaatgatccctatgacgtcaaagagtcccgagtacaattaaccactgcTAAttaaactagttgcaataaaaaaaggaccTCTTGGctctaccatggggaacggcacgagtggttcaaaagttccgttttcgccaagctgtgcatctcagtggtagtttcggtatcgcgtactgctgcgtgtgcttggctctcgcttttttcgccctgtcgatactctacttctgctgctgctggcgaagctaagctccgttacagtgaactatacagtttcggagtggcccacggctgcgtcttggcaaggttgatggccgctgttgcgcaagaaaccgtagcttcggaGGACGAGCAGTAAAGGCGGACAACGTTgagcacggcaactgctacgtcagaaggtttgttcaggcgggtgatttgaaatgcgctaacgcagtgtggaccactaaaacttgattttctttcaaaataagcgtttccttggcacgaaacaagcactacgaggtttctgtaacgctattgcaacaatcaacgtcgacttaatatttgcctttagtgtccctttaaaacgaacccttcgcgccatctcccgGGTGCTAGTGAACACGGTGAAGCACATCCGAGCTTTGCGTACAgccagcagtaaatggtgtatataaccTCCTGAGTCCCAGGTTAAAGTTAGGTGCACGATttttttcagaaagttcagtatAGCTCGAATAGACCACATAGGCAAAGAAGTGTTAAAGCTTAGCTTAGTAAAAGTTGGGGTTTGTATGTGGTGCAATGTCCAATATTTTAGAGATCAGGACTTGAATTGGTCCTGATGGTCAATATATTGGACATGAGGACCAAATAACACGGCGAAAATAATGTCGGAACGTGCCTCATGTACTTAAAAATgataagcaagcaaaaaaatttgAGAAATGCAAGGCAAATGTATTTGACTAAATACGTAGTTTGACGAGAGTGGCCGTAGAAGACGTCACTGCTGAACACTGCCATTTTGGACTAAATTCCAGGCACGCTGCTGCATTGATTTTGCCCACACTTGACAGAGGACGCTAGTAGACGTTGAAAAAAAATCTAAAGTTGTTTTCAACGGCAAGTAGTTGGTGCTGGGGATGGAGCAGGCGACAACgagttgtccaatatattggacaatttTCCGTAGCCGAAACTCAAGAGGATAAATAGCTCGTCATTAGTATACTGGAGGACGTATGATGCGTGGCGGAGTTGTCTAACGCTGTgtgctgcggagcaaggggtcgcaggttcgaatctttGGTCATGCACTTCAGAAaatatttcttctgaattatttttctttgtagcttttatatatatatatatatatatatatatatatatatatatatatagtacatacATGTACGGaacatgacgccgacggcaaaaacctgccgagagtgaccatataattgctattgcaataaaaaaaaacgtgcaaaaTCACATTTTACGTACTAAGACATGTCAAATGATGTGGTTTTCTGAACTGGAACGATGGACAAGTTGAAATGAGCAGTCAAAGGCAAGTCATGTTGCAAGTCACTTTTATATGCACATTTAATATTGTGTACTCAGTCATCATGTAGGCACACATCACTAGTACATCACTTAGTACAGTACCAGATTTTCACAATTGCAAGTCAAATGATGTGGTTTTCTGAACTGGAATGATGGACAAGTTGAAATGAGCAGTCAAGGTAAGTCATGCTGCAAGTCACTTTTATATGCACATTTAATATTGTGTACTCAGTCATCATGTAGGCACACATCACTAGAACATCACCTAGTACAATACCACATTTTCACAATTGCAAGTTAAAgttctctctctatgtatatgTTGTGCATTACAAAGTCATCATTCAGGCACCCCATGCTCGGATATAGGGATTTTGGTGGCAGTGTGTCGCTTCATCCCGCAGTGTTTCTGGCAGGATGCCCAGTCTGGGTGTGAGCTTGATGGACACTGAGACATCCCAGCGCCTGCACATGTGGCCGTCCCGGAAGACACGGTGCCGTTGATCCTCCCAGCTGCAAGGCTGTGTGGACGTCGCCGTGCCACACCTTGTGCTCACCCAACCTACGGTTTAACATTAGTCTCTAATTTGGAAAGCTCTTCATGAATTCCGAATTCATGTACAGTCAGAACACGATC
Protein-coding regions in this window:
- the LOC119373600 gene encoding uncharacterized protein LOC119373600, which codes for MAVVPPIPWCRGVIMVTWMAVVPPIPWCRGVIMVTWMAVVPPIPWCRGVIMVTWMAVVPPIPWCRGVIMVTMDGSGSTHSLVQGYHNGHYGWQCFHPFPGAGVSNGHYGWQCFHPFPGAGVS